The Gossypium hirsutum isolate 1008001.06 chromosome D03, Gossypium_hirsutum_v2.1, whole genome shotgun sequence genomic interval TAGCTAtacttcaaaaaaattcaaaaaaattttatttaaatattcaacaattttttaaaaaatgcacCAACAATAAAGTACATATAGACTATTATACAGGTTACCACATCAATctagttaaaattttaacagttcaatcaattttacataaaaataataatttgattcgATTTTAAAAGTTAAtggtgaaaatgataaaaaaaatagagtCATAATGACAAAATGGGTAAACATTAAATTTGTTAGTATGCCTATTCTAATTGGAATAGTTAAATTCCAGTAACTATTTGGACtaaataatgatattataaaaatagaaagacCAAATCAggaactaaatctcaaatttaatcatagtgtaaggactaaaacaacaatttgaccatataaaatataataatccACGTCATCTTTTTCTGGACCCGCCCTAGAAAACGATACCAGCTTTAAAAATGGAGGGGAAGAGCAAGCATTGAGACGTTGGCGGCGCCAAAGAAAACGGTGTCAAAACAAATGGCTACTCTCGAAGACGATGAAGCCGATATAGATCCCGTTAAAATGATCTTGCCTGATGAAGAAGGTGAACCGGAGAAGCTCACTACGGTAGGTGACGGTGCAGCGAGTCAACAAGTGGAGCAGCATTACATCCGTTCAATCGAATCAACGGTTGTGATTAGACAACTCCCTTCCGAAGGGCTTTCATTCCAGCTTTGGCCAGCTGCTACTACCCTCGTCACGCTCCTCGATAACTACCTCCGTCACCCTAGCAAAAGCCCTCTAACAGCCACCCTATCAACTGACCGGAAACTAAAAATCTTAGAGCTCGGCTCCGGTACCGGTCTCGTTGGAATCGCAGCGGCCGTCACGCTGGGAGCTAACGTGACGGTAACAGACTTGCCACACGTCATCCCCAATTTGAAATTCAACGCGGATGCAAACGCTGAC includes:
- the LOC107909397 gene encoding protein N-lysine methyltransferase METTL21A, with product MATLEDDEADIDPVKMILPDEEGEPEKLTTVGDGAASQQVEQHYIRSIESTVVIRQLPSEGLSFQLWPAATTLVTLLDNYLRHPSKSPLTATLSTDRKLKILELGSGTGLVGIAAAVTLGANVTVTDLPHVIPNLKFNADANADVVTKRGGTVDVAPLRWGEDDDLEVIGREFDLVLGSDVVYHDHLFEPLIKTLRLLLNGGTKKRVFVMAHLRRWKKDSVFFKKAKKLFDVEILHTDPPKEGSRIGVVVYVFIGKI